AAAACACCATTTCATCGAACCgtttgttgaaaagtttgTTATAAATGGAGGTTAAAGTAAGATCCTTTTCACCATTCTCTTCGAGTAATTCactcaagttcaaacaaCCATCGACACGGTTAGTTTGATTGTTGCGGTGACAGATCAATAACAATCTATAAGGCAAGTCACTCAAGTGGTCAACTTTGCTCACTTTTACAGGAACATTCAACGTCTCACTGATTTTATTGTacaaatcaaaaatggtatcagtcttcttcaagcttaAAACTaatggttgaagaagttggttcTTCTGCAAAGCCTGCTTGTCATaatatttttgatttgttgaatcGTAGTAGTAGTCGAACTCAGAATAGTTCTGGAAGTTTGTGAGGTTGACAAtattgatgttgatgttgtataattgttgcaacttcaaatcttcaatcaTTTTGACTTCATTTatttgttgttcaatttcaactgGAATAAAAGATGGGACACATTTGTCtatttcttcgtcatcgtcaGGCAAAATTTCATCCAACATCGTTTCACGGTAATAAACCAACATATAGGCACTAGTTGACCGTCTAATCATGTTCTCATTCTGTTCAAACTtcgacaacttgaagaattccTCCTGGCTGAGTTCATTTGCTCCGAAGTTCTCTTCGAAAACTTGACTTCTTGTGACCTTCCACACcttatcatcttcaaaacGTAACCAGTAATCCTCGTGAGCCTTGGGTTTAATCATGGCGTAATAGTGGCCGTTGGAAATGGAACCCTGGTGCACCAACACTCCGTGCAACTTGTAGGTCCAGTTCTGCAGCTTGACATCGCCGGGAAGGTCTTCATCCAAGTAAGGAGATaagtcaatttcatttGGGTACTCATATAAATCATTAATCTTTTGTAAATCGTCAATCATAAAATCGTATTCGAATCTTTTCAACTGCAAGTGCAAAACCGCAGGGAAAGATCGGAAAACAACACCCTTTTTAGCATCCTGATAACCATAGTCATCACCAGCCTGATACTTGTTATCATCGGTCAACATTTCCAACTCGATGTAGTTTTTGAACGAATCAGTGAGGTTGTTGTATCCCTTCACGTTCAACTGGATATCCCAGAAATCTTCCACTCTGGACGATTCATATGGGACATTAATACATTTGATGAAACTCTTCATTTCCCCCACGAAcaagtcgttcaacttTCCTTCGATTGGAGTTCCCTTCATGGAAGTCTCCAACTTGTCCATCAAGATCCGGTTCAATTCTTGGATATCGTGCTGGGTAAAGGCATCACTGGTATCCCACCCAAAAGCCTTAGTCAACTCCAAAGTGCCCACTGGAACTGGGGATGTCGACAACAAGTAAAAAATCTTCTGTAACGATAAGGCCACGGAGCTCTGCTTGCggatcttcttgttcagtttgatgatggtattggaggtggtgggaATGCGATAAACCAACTTCCTAAATATCTTGGTGGTATAGTAGCTTTGCAACAACGAATTGAGATAGCACGTAGCACCCTGATTGTTCAAGCCCACGTAGCCCGTGTTCTTCTTCGAGTCATAGTCCTGGAAGTTGTACCATAATACCCCTGTCTGCGAGTCGTCGATGATTTTCACGTACGCAGTGATGTTCAACTGGTTATTGGCAATGATGGCAGCATCCTCGTTGTTACGTGGCCGATACAACGAGCCCAAGTCTATAATGGAGCTGAATCCCCAGTCGGTCTCATTCTTGTTGAACCGATGATGAGAAGATCCTGAAAAATGGCATTTGGGGTTTTGGGGGTTCCACAAGTCAAACGCAAACTGTGCACACGCATACCAATCATCCAGTTCGGGGCCAAGTGGGTGGGGCTCGATGTATACGGACATGTAGTTTGTATTGTTGTTTCCCCTGGGGAAAAGAAGCACGTTCCATTCATAATTACCCACTTTGAACCGGGGTCCTCTAACTTTGTGGTCGGTGAGGCCGGAccaatttttgatttccCAAACATGGAATCCTTCATCAGAGACTGGATAGTCGGGGACCGGTTTCAACAACGCGTGTGATAACGCATGGAAGTCATTGGAGGCTGGTAATGAGGGTCTGGAGGGAGATTGACTCgtggttttgttggtgtAACGGTGAGGTGAGGTGACAGattcatcgtcatcatcgtcaaggtcgtcttcttcgtcgtctACGTCCACATCATCCACCTCCACGCCGGAGATGTCGTGATGCAACCCGGCGACGTTGGTGTCGGATGACTGAAGGTCTACCCACAGAGATTCAACATTGGCACCGATTGCGATTCCCGGAGACTGACTATCAACCGGCTTGTGGGGATGGGTCAATTGGTATTGGTTTTCCTTGTTTTCCAAGGAGTCGACATCGGAGATCATATTGCGGTCAGGATTGTGCTTTTATATGAATGGTACACGGTCGAAGAGGGATGATTgagttgatttcgtttTGGTAGGAGCTTATTAATTTTGTGAGAATCAGGGAGAAGTGCGCAGGGTACCGGTGCGCACACGTAAATGATATGGTTATGAAGACAGTCGGTGGTGGGGAAAGAGTGGAGCTAGAAGGACAGGAGAAGAACATAATGGATGCATAAGTCTGTCAGAATGCTGTTGCTCGTTGAAATCCCTAATAAATACTCTACTTTCAAAAGTGGTATTGTTGCTGTGTGGCTACCGCACTGCGAGAATTTGCAACCCAGTCAGAGGGCTGCTATGAAGTCACCTGACGCGGTAGCACATTCTTTTTGCATCACGTGTTTTCGTTACTGCACGCTCCTCGTGTTGTGTAAACCGGCAAAATATCCTATGAACAACCGGCAAAGATGAGCCCCCGAAACCTGTAAATAAAACATACATTCCTTCACACAATTAGACGCGGCCTGCATGAATCCCGACTAATCTCGACCTACCCTCGATGTGTGCAGGACATTGGGTACCCGAACTAAAACCCAAATATCAAACACGCACCTGGCATCCCTTTTGGTGCACAATTAACGCCTACTACAATTAGAGGAACTCGTCTGATTATGTGGCCAGCTCGATCACGCCCCCATGAAGGCAAGGAGAGAATGTGTTTGTGAAGCTTTGATAGGGGGGACctcaccaccaagaaattcCATAGTGCCAATAGCCTGAAACAGCGGAATTATGAAACGGTACTTCGCAACCCCAGATCTGGGCCCACATTTTCGACGTCCCTGGTCCAAGCTACTACTCCCGCCCCCTAGCTTTGAGCCGCTGCCACCGCAGGGGTACCGGGTACTGCCAAGGCCAGAGGCAATTCCAGCCAATAGGCCGTGCCGATGTTGTCAAAGTTCCCCTAAACAGTAACCATTAAAATCCCAAACAGGTAACCCGCAGACGCGGGTGGCAGTGGCGCTTTGAAAAATACCCGATTGAGACACCTCCAACACTAAACACAGGCATGTGCGCCCACCAGTATCAATAATCCCTCGTTTGGTGGCAGAAAATTTTTACACTCAaaaatttgttgattttccTTCTTTATTCACCAAACAACTTTCTAGTTTTTTTGAAATCTACCAGTCGTTCCTTTCAATCTTATCCCCCAGATTTCGTGAATACTTCAGAGTTAGTTCGTTCTTTCCTTTACTATTATGTTGTTTAAATCGATCGTTACAGGCGCTTTAGCCGCTACTATCTTGGCCCAACCACTCCAAGATGAAcaccaacatcaacatcagCATGAAAAGAGAGCTGTCAAGGTTGTCACTCAAGTCAACACCGTCGTCGTCACTGCCGGTTACGGAGCTGCTGACATCCCTACCACCTCTATTGCTTTGTCTGCTGCCACTGATGTGTCTATCAACACTGATACCACCATCACTCCTCAGAACCAACCAGCGTCTTTCTCCAACCCAACCACTTTTGAGACCAAGACTTCCACCTCGGCAGTGTCCACCGCCAGCGCCTCCGAAGCTATCGGTGCCTCTGGTGCCAAGGGTATCACGTACTCGCCATACTCCGATGATGGAGGATGTAAGAGTGCCAGTGAAGTGGCCAGTGACGTGGCTCAATTGTCTGGTTACGACATCATTAGAATCTACGGTGTCGACTGTAACCAGGCTGCCAACGTCTTGGCTGCTATTGGTGACAACCAAAAAATCTTTGCCGGAATCTATGACGTGTCCGACAtttctggtggtgtttCCACCTTGGCTGCCGCCGTTGAAGCCAACGGTGGTTGGGACAAGGTTGACACCGTCTCCATCGGTAACGAATTGGTGAACGGAGGTCTGGCCACTGTTTCCCAAGTTGGTTCTTACGTCGCTGAAGCCAAGTCTGCCTTAACTGCTGCTGGTTACTCTGGTTCCATTGTGGCTGTTGACACATTCATTGCCGTTATCAACAATCCTGGTTTGTGTGATCACTCTGATTACATGGCCGTTAACGCCCACGCCTTCTTTGATGGTTACTACACCGCTGACCAAGCTGGTGACTGGCTTTTGcaacaaatccaaagagttTACACTGCTTGTGGAGGTAGCAAGAGAGTCTTTATTACCGAAACCGGATGGCCATCCCAGGGTGACTCCAACGGAAAGGCTGTTCCTTCTGCTGAAAACCAAAAGGCCGCCATCCAATCCATTATTGACACTTGTGGAAGTGCTTCTACTTTGTTCAACGCTTTCAACGACATCTGGAAGGCTCCAGGCGCTTACAACGCTGAACAATACTGGGGTATTCTTAACTAAATGACCTAGTTGGATTTTTTACTGTTTTACTGTTTTTATCTAGCATTTTGTAGGCTTGCTATGCTTACAAGCTTTGGCTGGTGTGATACCTATATAGCAAGAGTTTATAAAATGTATGTTTTCCTTTAATCGTCAATGAGTATTTGGTGCTCGTCAAATCCTGCAGGTGGTGCACTTTTCACTTTTTGCTAGTTTGCAGCAATTTCTACTTTAAAACTCATACAATTACAATAACAATAACTAAAATACAACCACCCCCTACCACACGCCAATCGACTTCAAGAAGGCCACCCGCTTCGTTttctccttctttggttgaaaCTTGATTTCGGCCAGGTCCActccaagaagtttctcctttttcaattcattATCGTAGAGCCTTGTCCAAATACCCACTTGTCCGGTCATGTCCAAAAGACTGTTTCCATCCTCAATGAAAGCAGGATCATTCAAGAGCCGACTGACCCATATATCGTTATATTTCTTAATCCTCGCGTGGACCCCTCCGGTGGATCTGATTATATGGTTAACAAAACCTGACTTGAAGTGCAATTCTTTGAGCTTTTGCATCAAGAATGCAAGAGGTTGGGACTTTACCTCGGCATACACAGTGTCCAATTTGGATTTCATGGTATCACTGCTTTCCTGGAagaattcttcttcaaataaGTCATACACCATCATAGGGTCTGCGAGATACTCGAAACCCACTTGAgagtcttcttcgtcttcttccacctcttCTGATCCCGGTTCTGGGGATGCCTGGACCTTGGGTTTCTTGGGAGTTGGTTCATCTGCCTTTGGAGCTGGCGTAGAGACATTTGCAGCTGGCGTAGTGGCATTTGGTTCCGGCTGAGACTCAGGATCAAAAAAAgcttcttcctcatcactttccaccaaccccaacacCGGAGTAGCAATGGCTGCAACCTTCCGTTTTTTCTGCGCACCTTCTGATAACCTTCCCGCGGTAGAGCTTCTGGTCTGGCTAATCTCCTCGTCCAAAGGAATGTTCACTCTGTCATCATTATAGTTCAGTCCCACCAACGCTTTGGCCCCTACACTCAACTCCGTGTCGCGGAGAGGTACAGttgtcatcaccaaagGAGTGGTACCTTCATTTACACACCTTCCGTAGTACTCAAAATAGCTCTTGATCCCACACTTGACAGCAAATTTTCTATACCGATCTCTCCAGCTCAGGTCGGAGTGTTGTCTGTGGAACCTCAACATCACGTCTTTGAAAAATGACCGCAGCACATGAGGACTCTCAGGGATCAAGGACCGAGCCGGATCTTGATTGTTCTTCTCGAATTTAGCTTCTTCAGGACTGAGCCTCAGTACTGCAAACCGCAAAACCTCCGCACATAACGCGTAATCATCCAAGGGTGTGAATCGCTTCTTGAGATCAGGGTACGAATCTGGCAGgactttgattttgttgcCATATTCGTCTAAAATCAACTTACCGTGCTCGTTGACCTTATAAACATACTTCAAATTGTGCACCAAGTGCCTTCTGTACCTGCTTCTAAGCGAGTGTTTGGTGTGACCCTTCAACTCCTCGTGGCCTTCAAGCAACTCGAAAAACCGATGGCTTCCACGTTCAAGCGGTTTCAATCGTATTTGCTCTAAAATATACTCGTCCTGGGCCTGAGTATACTTGACGGTTTTCCGGCCACCAGTTTCTTTCTTCACTGGAAACACGTAGGGATTGACGTCAGCCAATTTGCCATTGGAAATGGAATGGTCTACCCAAGAGGCTCTGTAAATTGGGTGGAAACCATCTATTGGATATGAGCTTATAAACATCACACCGTTTTTGGCGTTGGGTACAGAGCTGGTGACAATCCCACCATTGTCTTCGATTAATTTGACATAGGTATCACGTTCAGGATCGTCTTTGGGCATAAACGCCAATAGCGGCCGCTCACCAACAGTAAAAAGATCTGATGGAGTTTTCACCATTTGTGTTAGTTAGGGGGACTTGGATGTTTTGTTTTTATTTTTGTGTGGGTGTCCATGTCAAATTTCTAGCGCGTATCTGGATGCAAAAAGTTCATTTGTTTATATACTAACACATTACTTGGACTACCTTTTCCTTGTAGACAATCTGGTCGATGCCACCAGTGGCATCGGCCTCATTCCATATCACCAAGGCCAGAAGTTGCTCGCCTCGATCACACCCAGTGTCAAGTCCACGGGAATATGGTTTTAAATTTAATCCTCTTCTAGCATCGTGTCCATAGTAAACCACCGACGAGGTGCTCGAACGTTTCTGCTTCTTGTTCCACACCTTCGACCAGCTTACAGAAAACTGCTCATGAGGATCATCCGTTGACCGATTGAAGTATGGACCCACAAGAGACCTCATCTCCAACGCCTCGATAGGATTTTGgtcttccaaagacaaaTCCCATCGTAAACCTCCGTGTACAGCAATACCGGGGCTGctcttggtggtggtgatatGCTTGAAGATCCCGGACgacttctttttggagTATACCGGtacttgtccaagtttCTTTATCAAAGAGCACTTGTTGATATACCGAATATGTTCAGGCTGCAATTTCTTTGCAAGTAAGAACTCAGGATCATCGTTGAAGGCATCAGACACGTGTATATCGAGAGGAATAGACTCCGTGGAGTTTCCCACGATGAAATCAGGGAATTTCAATCCGTGGAACTTGACATAGTTTTGCAATATGTAGAATTCATGGTTTCCCAAAATACAGTCGATATTgttcttgtccaaaaacTCAATTACCTTCTGCGAATCGGGTCCCTTAGAAACAAAGTCgcccaacaccaacaaatagtccttcttcttattATACTTGACTTTTCTCAACAAGTGTCTTAATTCAATATAGTGTCCATGGATATCCCCGATCATTATGAGCCTTTCAACCGTGTTCTTGGATCCACCCACAGCGTTTTCATCCTCATAATGTGTTATATGGTCAGCCTCAAGCatgtcaagttcatcatcaaagtcatcacTGTCAAGTTCATCCACAAAGTCATCGCTGTCAACAACATCATTAAACATAACCGTAGATACAAGCGGCTTTAGTTCCACACCTAAATCACTGATCTTCacgatatcatcaagttccACAGCTTCCGGGATAAAATATGCGGGAAGGAACACTGTAAATACATAGAGAATACCCACACACAAAAAACCTGCTAATCCGTATAAGGTATATTTGACTCCGGGGCTCAAAGAGAGCTCTTCGTCATATTCTTCGTACTCATAAATGTCCTCTTCACGGGGTGATCGCTTGTTAAGAAGCGGATTTGTCTCTGACATTCTACCGTTCTGTTATAACAAGTTTAAATTAATGGGGCGCGGGATGGGGAAAACGTTTTTAAAGTGCGGttgactgcaaaaaaatCATTGGGCATATACAATAAGCAACACTATAAATTTAACCACCACCGGCACCTACAGGCCTGGGACCCTCTTTTTCCACGACAATATCCCTTGAGAGAAGTTGTAACAAGTCGGGACTAACAATGGTCCTTTCGGATTTGTAGAGATTCTCtctgttgatgatatcgatCATTCTTCtaaacttcaagaagagtAATTCGGACCGAATAAGCAAGTTGTTTAAATTCATGTGATTTGAGAGATCATTCAtgtacttcaacacctcATCAAACCTACGGAGGTTCTGGATGATGATTCTTTCGTTGTCACTCAAGACCCCGGCTGCAAAGAAAAGGTGATACTGACTTGAGTAGTAGTCTGTCAAGAGAATCTCCCAGAGTCTCAACACTTGgtcaaactcaaactcaCGTTTGTACCATACAAGTAACATTCggaaaaagaagaacaagtcGGTTGACTCACACTTGTCTAAGTGTTTGAAGAGATCAGGCAACATGAATTGcaccaattggttcaaagTCAACATTTGCTTTTTCATTCCGGACTGGTCTCTCACAAAGTTTCTTTCCATTCTGTCCATGAACTTGGTAAAACTCCAGAACACAAAAACTTCATCCTGCAAAATAACATACAATGGCGACAACAAGTCGGTCATTCCTTGAACGTATCCCAAATTTTCATTATATTCGTTATAGGTGAGCAAAATCTCTCtcattttgaagagatGTGGGTTACGAATATTGGAAacatcaaactcatcatcatcatcttcgtctgGAGTTTCAGGTGAACTCTCCCTAATGGTAGGAGGAACATTGGACGCCAAGCTCGACACAGAAATTCTTTTTctcttggtgtttttgaaaagGTCTAGATGTCTATCAGTTCTGTTGATATCCTTCTCTATACGAAATTTCTGATCTTTCCAAAACTCCGTCGATCTCTTATCTTCATCTGTAGACCACTTGGCCTTCAACTCGTGATACTGGGTTTCCAAGCTCGCTCGGATAACAGTTCGGTCTTCGGCAGACGAATCCCAAGGATAAActtccaacaaaaataaCCAAACCATACCTCTGATAGAAGGACTCACTCCACCATGAAAGATCCTGTCCTTGATCTCGTTAACAGTAACCCTTAACCTGCCACTATAGTCAAAAAAATTATCCCACTCAGACTTGCTGATggcttctcttcttccgGCTTTGCTAACTTCCTCGTTAGTCAATAACTCGTTTCCCAATTCCTTGTTGATTATGGTATACATTTCTTCGTTCAAGTGGAACTTCTTCTGACTCTCTTCGGCCTCTTCCTTGACCTGAGCAGCCCATTTGGCCAAATAAACCCGAGCTCCTTCAAACTCATTTCCCAACTTCTGAACCTCAGGTTTGTTTATGAGCTGCTTGATAGGCAACGGAGCATGCTCATCCACTATGTCTATCACCTGGTTCTTGGTTTTGGCCGAGAACGTGGCTACCGTCTCCAACACTTTCCACTTGGCGTTGGCAATaactttgttgaagtcagGAATCTGGAACTCCTTTTTCTTACTATCCTTACCAGGTTTAGGCTTTTCTTTGAACGGAGCAAAGTTCCGCAAGTCGTCACTTGCAGGATTGACCAAGTAAACGGAAGGCTCAACTGttgatttgaccaagtGGCAGTAATTGTGCAACACCGCCAAAAATTCGGTTCCTCCCCAGATCACTTCTCCAGACTCACTGAACGTTTCAAAACTCTGGTTCCGTTTTTTTTGCCTGAGTTTCGTCGATGGAGACTCATCGtcatggaagaagatgatgggAAGCTTTTCACCGTCTAAAGTATTGATCACCACCGACCCGTACCACATACCCAGCAGTGGCTTTCTGAGCTGGATTGAATAAATGTATGACATAGGCACACTGTAGCTGTAACCAGACAATACCGATGACACTGGTTTGCTGACAACCTTGAGATCTTTGGAACCATCTAGTTCGTCGAGATCTGCTTCCTGGTATAGTTTTAGTGATTCTTTGCTCAATTGTGATTCTGCTGTAAAAGATATGAGCAAATCGCTATTTGTGGAATTTGGTCCTTTTGAAATGCTTAAAAAGCCCACAACATTATCCCGTTTAGAGGCACTTGGGTGTAAATATACCTTGGACTTAACATAGAGCAACTCGACCTCTCCTGAAAGTAATGTTCTTTGTTTGGGAGGCATAAGAAGGTTGCGCAGTAAGGGAATCAGGAGTTCTCTAAAGGCAACTTGAGGATGACTGCGAAAAATTTAGGCTATGATTACTTCTAATATGTTACTATAGTACAAAAACTACTTCTAAAGATATAACGACCCAGCAGAAACAATATCTCTGTGCACCAATTCCAAGGCCTTGTCCATTTTGGTTTCCAATTCCATGTTTCCAATGGTCTTTGCGGCGGAAACCATTTGCCTGATCATTTCTTCGAGTCTCTTGAAGGTTCTGATGATGGACCCTTCGTAGACATCGGTCATTTTACAAATTTGAGTGAACGTGGCATTCTTACACCACGCGTAAGTAACTTCCATCAATTCGGGACGGAAGCTCTCGATGTAATCCTTTTCGACCATCTCAATCTTGCACTCTTTAGAGATCTTAGCGATCTTGAGGGccatttcttgaaggttcttGAGTGGTTCAGCCAACTCAGGCTTCAATCTGGGGGTTTCTTTAGCCTTCTCCTGGAACACGCAACATGATAACAAGGCTGCACACTGCTCAGGGgtcaagtcattgaaggTACCGTTGAAAATGAGCTCTGTCAATAAGAGTTCATCTCCAGTACTAATTTCACAGGCGACTCTTCCTTTAAGCTCGATGATATCATTTTGAGTGGTGAATCCCAACCTTCTTAACACTCTCTTTCTGTGCTTCAAGTCGTCCAATTGGATAACGGCCTTGGTCTCGAGAATCTGGTCTTTCAACGCTTTGATTTGGGTTTCGATCTTAACCTTGCTGTCATACTTTTGGTACAACTCGTCCAACCTGACAGATCCATGTAATGGGTTGCCTAAGAGCTTGGATTCAACGACATCAATTTTTCTCAAGAGGGTtttgaactcatcatcatcaatcTTCATGCTATTGACAGGATCCATGATTGGAATACCATCCGGCAACTTCTTGGGTAagtctttcaaagtcttcaacaagtttctCTTGGCAGACGAGCTCTTGAAATCCGCTGGAACTTTTAATCTTACACTGCTAATTTTCTCAATGGAACTTAAGGTGATTGGAATGTATTCAGCTCTGGATTGTTCTCCAGATTTGGATGGTCTGATACCTTCTGGTAAATCTGGGTTGAAggatttgatcaaattgacGGGTGAATCAACAAACAAGGAATATATAAAAACTTGGACGAGATAGGATTCGTGATCACTGTAAATAGCAGATGAGTTTCTCTTGTTGGCTCTTTTACTGAACGATTGAACCATTCCCCACCCGTAATCCATGTCACCAATCTTCACCTTAATAACTCTTCCGCTTTGTAAGTAGGGCAATATATGTCCTGGATGAGTTATGATCTTTTGAGAATCCTCTTGCAACTTGCTCAACTGAACCTTGAATTCATAGtattctttgatcaaattctcATCGTCTATATTGATTGTTGATAATTGGTTGGTTAGCTCCACAAGTTGACTTTCCATCTTGGGAACAGAAGAAGCACTTTGGAACTGGAAGAATGAACTTTCCAACATGAATTCGGGAGAAATCCCTTCAACTCTCATCAAATTTAAGAGCATATTATATCCCAAATGAAAGGCTGAGTCCAATCTGTCGGCCTGGCCCTTGACCATTCCTTTGGCCACTTGGGGTTCCATTTTTTCGTCGATCATCATGATGACAATACCACGGTCATCTAAACCTCTACGACCAGCTCTACCCGACATTTGAATGTACTCACCACCACTAACCCAACGGAACCCAACACCATCCCACTTACGAACAGACGTAAAAACAACTGTTTTGGCAGGCATATTAAGACCAATTGAGAAAGTCTCGGTTGCAAAtaacaccttcaacaacccTTCCTGGAACAAAATCTCTAtgatttccttcaaaataGGTAACAATCCAGAATGATGGATCCCAATACCTCTTCTTAACAACGGCAAGATGTTTTTTATCTGAGGCAACTCTCTATCGGACTCAGGTAATAAGCCGATGGcattattgaagattttggtcAAGGCATCTCTCTCATCAtcgttgttgaaatcgAGTCttgacatcttcaatgCCAAAGTCTCACAGTCTCTCTTGgagaaagagaagacaATCACAGGATTATACCTTTTCATGTAAATCATCTTCACaatcttgtaaatatctGTTTTTCCATCGTTATTCCCACCCTTCCAGGTTTGGCCCTTCTTCCCCTTCTTCCCATCTACTGCCCCAGGGTCTTCTCCCATACCATCACTGATTTGAGCCATGGCTTTCTGgaaattttcttctctaAAAGTTCCCTTTTcgtccaccaccaagtggattccatcaccaccagCCGGGAACAAGTAATGTTGCAAAGGCGTAGGACGGAAGTCGGTGTATACAACATGGCACGGCTGTTCGTGGATCTTGACAATCCATTCGGCAAACTCCATAGCGTTGGGAATAGTGGCAGACAAAAATACATAATGCACCTTATCAGGTAACAAGATCATAGTTTCTTCCCATACCACTCCTCTAGACTTGTCTCTCATGTAATGAACTTCATCGAAAATAACCCATGCCACTTCTCTCATCACCTCCGATCCTCTGTAAAGCATGCTCCGCAAAATTTCGGTggtcatcaccaaacaccCAGCATCTGGGTTAATGGTAACATCTCCCGTCATCAACCCGACATCTCCAAACTCCGCTTGTAACTCACGATACTTCTGGTTACTCAAAGCTTTGATTGGTGATGTGTAGATGACTCTTTGTTTGTCTCTTAGTGACTGGGCAATGGCATATTCAGCCACTACGGTTTTACCAGCCGACGTGTGAGCAGACACTAGCACAGATTCATTTCTGTCAATACAAGAAATCGACGTGTCTTGGAATGGATCTAACTTGAAAGGGTACCGCCTGGCGTCGTTTTGACGTTTGTGTTCACTGATTGGCACATATGGGAATCCTGGAGGGATTGCAACCTGGTGCCTAACTTGATGCTTTAACTTCAACTGTCCGGAAGGATGACCGTTTGGGT
The window above is part of the Yamadazyma tenuis chromosome 4, complete sequence genome. Proteins encoded here:
- the MTR4 gene encoding ATP-dependent RNA helicase mtr4 (COG:A; EggNog:ENOG503NV71), with translation MDDLFDVFDEAPVEVPEPPIAPVNNPDTVKNTAEVVEPQEDSESQKRKLADDSASHKLKKQTTRKPSIKAVVSDALEIEASREVAISDGLLASKPDPNGHPSGQLKLKHQVRHQVAIPPGFPYVPISEHKRQNDARRYPFKLDPFQDTSISCIDRNESVLVSAHTSAGKTVVAEYAIAQSLRDKQRVIYTSPIKALSNQKYRELQAEFGDVGLMTGDVTINPDAGCLVMTTEILRSMLYRGSEVMREVAWVIFDEVHYMRDKSRGVVWEETMILLPDKVHYVFLSATIPNAMEFAEWIVKIHEQPCHVVYTDFRPTPLQHYLFPAGGDGIHLVVDEKGTFREENFQKAMAQISDGMGEDPGAVDGKKGKKGQTWKGGNNDGKTDIYKIVKMIYMKRYNPVIVFSFSKRDCETLALKMSRLDFNNDDERDALTKIFNNAIGLLPESDRELPQIKNILPLLRRGIGIHHSGLLPILKEIIEILFQEGLLKVLFATETFSIGLNMPAKTVVFTSVRKWDGVGFRWVSGGEYIQMSGRAGRRGLDDRGIVIMMIDEKMEPQVAKGMVKGQADRLDSAFHLGYNMLLNLMRVEGISPEFMLESSFFQFQSASSVPKMESQLVELTNQLSTINIDDENLIKEYYEFKVQLSKLQEDSQKIITHPGHILPYLQSGRVIKVKIGDMDYGWGMVQSFSKRANKRNSSAIYSDHESYLVQVFIYSLFVDSPVNLIKSFNPDLPEGIRPSKSGEQSRAEYIPITLSSIEKISSVRLKVPADFKSSSAKRNLLKTLKDLPKKLPDGIPIMDPVNSMKIDDDEFKTLLRKIDVVESKLLGNPLHGSVRLDELYQKYDSKVKIETQIKALKDQILETKAVIQLDDLKHRKRVLRRLGFTTQNDIIELKGRVACEISTGDELLLTELIFNGTFNDLTPEQCAALLSCCVFQEKAKETPRLKPELAEPLKNLQEMALKIAKISKECKIEMVEKDYIESFRPELMEVTYAWCKNATFTQICKMTDVYEGSIIRTFKRLEEMIRQMVSAAKTIGNMELETKMDKALELVHRDIVSAGSLYL
- a CDS encoding metallophosphatase (EggNog:ENOG503NW7J; COG:T); protein product: MSETNPLLNKRSPREEDIYEYEEYDEELSLSPGVKYTLYGLAGFLCVGILYVFTVFLPAYFIPEAVELDDIVKISDLGVELKPLVSTVMFNDVVDSDDFVDELDSDDFDDELDMLEADHITHYEDENAVGGSKNTVERLIMIGDIHGHYIELRHLLRKVKYNKKKDYLLVLGDFVSKGPDSQKVIEFLDKNNIDCILGNHEFYILQNYVKFHGLKFPDFIVGNSTESIPLDIHVSDAFNDDPEFLLAKKLQPEHIRYINKCSLIKKLGQVPVYSKKKSSGIFKHITTTKSSPGIAVHGGLRWDLSLEDQNPIEALEMRSLVGPYFNRSTDDPHEQFSVSWSKVWNKKQKRSSTSSVVYYGHDARRGLNLKPYSRGLDTGCDRGEQLSALVIWNEADATGGIDQIVYKEKVVQVMC
- the GYP7 gene encoding GTPase activating protein (BUSCO:EOG09260N53; EggNog:ENOG503NW9F; COG:T), translating into MPPKQRTLLSGEVELLYVKSKVYLHPSASKRDNVVGFLSISKGPNSTNSDLLISFTAESQLSKESLKLYQEADLDELDGSKDLKVVSKPVSSVLSGYSYSVPMSYIYSIQLRKPSSGMWYGSVVINTLDGEKLPIIFFHDDESPSTKLRQKKRNQSFETFSESGEVIWGGTEFLAVLHNYCHLVKSTVEPSVYLVNPASDDLRNFAPFKEKPKPGKDSKKKEFQIPDFNKVIANAKWKVLETVATFSAKTKNQVIDIVDEHAPLPIKQLINKPEVQKLGNEFEGARVYLAKWAAQVKEEAEESQKKFHLNEEMYTIINKELGNELLTNEEVSKAGRREAISKSEWDNFFDYSGRLRVTVNEIKDRIFHGGVSPSIRGMVWLFLLEVYPWDSSAEDRTVIRASLETQYHELKAKWSTDEDKRSTEFWKDQKFRIEKDINRTDRHLDLFKNTKRKRISVSSLASNVPPTIRESSPETPDEDDDDEFDVSNIRNPHLFKMREILLTYNEYNENLGYVQGMTDLLSPLYVILQDEVFVFWSFTKFMDRMERNFVRDQSGMKKQMLTLNQLVQFMLPDLFKHLDKCESTDLFFFFRMLLVWYKREFEFDQVLRLWEILLTDYYSSQYHLFFAAGVLSDNERIIIQNLRRFDEVLKYMNDLSNHMNLNNLLIRSELLFLKFRRMIDIINRENLYKSERTIVSPDLLQLLSRDIVVEKEGPRPVGAGGG